A window of Armatimonadota bacterium contains these coding sequences:
- the nuoI gene encoding NADH-quinone oxidoreductase subunit NuoI, whose product MANRNGWQRALVETTAILKGMAVTFRYLFRRPVTIQYPEERPTVPQRFKGRHWLTLYPDGDERCVGCELCVIVCPSQAIYVKAAENTPQRRVSKGERYAEEFQINMLRCIFCGFCEEACPTGAIVLGHEFELADYSREALIYTKEMLQEPYPGASGRDPAREV is encoded by the coding sequence ATGGCGAATCGGAACGGCTGGCAGCGCGCGCTCGTCGAGACGACCGCCATCCTCAAGGGGATGGCGGTCACCTTCCGCTACCTGTTCCGCCGCCCCGTGACGATCCAGTATCCGGAAGAGCGTCCCACGGTCCCCCAGCGGTTCAAGGGCCGACACTGGCTGACGCTGTACCCCGACGGGGACGAGCGCTGTGTGGGCTGCGAGCTGTGCGTGATCGTCTGCCCGTCGCAAGCGATCTACGTCAAGGCGGCGGAGAACACGCCGCAGCGGCGCGTCAGCAAGGGCGAGCGGTACGCCGAGGAGTTCCAGATCAACATGCTGCGCTGCATCTTCTGCGGGTTCTGTGAGGAGGCGTGCCCGACCGGCGCCATCGTGCTGGGGCACGAATTCGAACTCGCCGACTACAGCCGCGAGGCGCTCATCTACACCAAGGAGATGCTGCAGGAGCCGTATCCCGGCGCCTCGGGCCGGGATCCCGCGCGAGAGGTGTAG
- the nuoL gene encoding NADH-quinone oxidoreductase subunit L, producing MTYIPWIVGLPLAGCVVNGLVGGRLGHRAVSAVACLSVLGAFALGVIGLRQLAGMPEQAVVKVWLFEWIPAGDLRVAAALQLDRLSALMVVVVAGVGFLIHVYSVGYMAGDPAYSRYFTYLNLFTASMLLLVLAANVLVLFVGWELVGLCSYLLIGFWFEREAAAAAGRKAFVVNRIGDAAFLLGICLLFATLGTLDFEEVGRAAQTAQADLPPERHALLTPIALLLFAGATGKSAQLPLYVWLPDAMEGPTPVSALIHAATMVTAGVYMIARLWPLFAAADWVLANVVAVIGAATALFAATVAVAQNDLKRVLAYSTISQLGYMFLALGVGAATAGMFHLTTHAFFKALLFLAAGSVMHAMHGLVDVRRLGGLARAMPLTFAGFSIGALALAGIPPLAGFWSKDHILAAAYEHGFVGLWLVGVVTALVTAFYITRATVLAFGGHPFDPRAHPHEAPPSMAWPMVVLAGLSAVGGLLGAKFVGAPFDRYLEPLFVTGIPHATPRGGLSEAALIALSVAAALAGVAAGWAVFRGRRIAEFGAVGVLLARQWMVEEAYEAVLVRPARRLARFLAEVADPVWIDGIANGIGAAASRAGAAIRTWQTGYVRQYAAGILIGALVVAGYWLLR from the coding sequence ATGACCTACATTCCCTGGATCGTGGGGCTTCCGCTGGCGGGCTGCGTGGTCAACGGGCTCGTCGGTGGCCGTCTGGGACACCGTGCGGTCTCCGCCGTCGCGTGCCTGTCCGTGCTGGGTGCGTTCGCGCTCGGCGTCATCGGGCTGCGCCAGCTGGCGGGGATGCCCGAGCAGGCCGTCGTCAAGGTCTGGCTGTTCGAGTGGATCCCCGCCGGCGACCTGCGAGTCGCGGCGGCGCTGCAGCTGGATCGCCTCTCAGCGCTGATGGTGGTGGTCGTCGCGGGCGTGGGGTTTTTGATCCACGTCTACTCGGTCGGCTACATGGCCGGGGACCCCGCTTACAGCCGGTACTTCACCTACCTGAATCTGTTCACCGCTTCGATGTTGCTGTTGGTGCTGGCGGCGAACGTGCTCGTGCTGTTCGTGGGCTGGGAGCTGGTCGGCCTGTGCTCGTATCTGTTGATCGGTTTCTGGTTCGAACGCGAGGCGGCCGCCGCGGCAGGTCGGAAGGCGTTCGTCGTAAACCGGATCGGCGATGCGGCCTTTTTGCTGGGCATCTGCCTGCTGTTCGCCACGCTCGGCACGCTGGACTTCGAGGAGGTCGGGCGGGCCGCGCAGACGGCGCAGGCGGATCTGCCGCCCGAACGACACGCCCTGCTCACACCGATCGCGCTGCTGCTGTTCGCGGGCGCGACCGGGAAGTCCGCGCAGCTGCCGCTGTATGTCTGGCTGCCGGACGCGATGGAAGGGCCGACCCCCGTCTCCGCGCTGATCCACGCGGCCACGATGGTCACCGCGGGCGTGTACATGATCGCGCGGCTGTGGCCGCTGTTCGCCGCGGCGGACTGGGTGCTGGCGAACGTCGTCGCCGTCATCGGAGCCGCCACCGCCCTGTTCGCCGCCACCGTGGCTGTGGCGCAAAACGACCTCAAGCGCGTGCTCGCCTACTCGACGATCAGCCAGCTCGGATACATGTTCCTCGCGCTCGGCGTGGGGGCGGCGACCGCCGGGATGTTCCACCTGACCACCCACGCGTTCTTCAAGGCGCTGCTGTTTTTGGCTGCCGGCAGCGTGATGCACGCGATGCACGGCCTCGTCGACGTCCGGCGCCTGGGAGGTTTGGCCCGCGCCATGCCGCTGACGTTCGCGGGCTTTTCGATCGGCGCGCTGGCGCTGGCCGGCATCCCCCCGCTGGCGGGCTTCTGGAGCAAGGACCACATCCTCGCCGCCGCCTACGAGCACGGGTTCGTCGGGCTGTGGCTGGTGGGCGTGGTCACCGCGCTGGTCACCGCCTTCTACATCACCCGCGCGACGGTGCTGGCGTTCGGCGGCCACCCCTTTGACCCACGCGCCCATCCCCACGAGGCGCCGCCGTCCATGGCGTGGCCGATGGTCGTCCTCGCCGGCTTGTCGGCGGTCGGTGGCCTTTTGGGTGCGAAGTTCGTCGGCGCGCCGTTCGACCGTTACCTCGAGCCGCTGTTCGTGACCGGCATCCCCCACGCGACCCCACGCGGCGGACTGAGCGAGGCGGCGCTGATCGCGCTCTCCGTGGCCGCTGCGCTGGCCGGGGTCGCCGCGGGCTGGGCGGTCTTCCGGGGAAGGCGGATCGCTGAGTTCGGGGCGGTGGGTGTCCTGCTCGCGCGGCAGTGGATGGTTGAGGAGGCCTACGAGGCCGTCCTCGTCCGTCCGGCCCGGCGGCTCGCGCGGTTTTTGGCGGAGGTGGCCGATCCCGTGTGGATCGACGGCATCGCGAACGGGATCGGTGCGGCGGCTTCGCGGGCCGGTGCGGCGATCCGGACCTGGCAGACCGGATACGTTCGCCAGTACGCCGCCGGCATCCTGATCGGTGCACTCGTCGTCGCCGGGTATTGGTTGCTGCGATGA
- a CDS encoding NADH-quinone oxidoreductase subunit J, with product MEVLLFTIASALSIAGGVGVIAARQPVHSALALLLVLGSLAALYLTLAAEFVAVLQVILYAGAIVVLFLFVIMLLHARSPEQQRPARAGPLAIPAAVFGVLLVAAISIAVLRDLGGAVAASPPEGFGTTEAVGRELFTRFVLPFEAAGILLLIGIVAGVVLGKAPARRSDGERGEP from the coding sequence ATGGAAGTCCTGTTGTTCACGATCGCATCGGCGCTGTCAATCGCCGGCGGCGTGGGCGTCATCGCCGCGCGTCAGCCCGTCCACAGCGCGCTGGCGCTGCTGCTCGTGCTCGGCTCCCTGGCGGCGCTGTACCTGACGCTGGCCGCGGAGTTCGTCGCCGTGCTGCAGGTCATCCTCTACGCGGGCGCGATCGTCGTGTTGTTCCTGTTCGTCATCATGCTGCTGCACGCTCGTTCCCCGGAGCAGCAGCGACCTGCGCGGGCCGGGCCGCTGGCGATCCCGGCGGCGGTCTTCGGGGTGCTGCTGGTGGCGGCCATCTCCATCGCCGTGCTGCGCGACCTCGGTGGTGCGGTCGCGGCGAGCCCCCCGGAGGGATTCGGCACCACCGAGGCGGTGGGCCGGGAGTTGTTCACGCGCTTCGTCCTGCCGTTCGAGGCGGCGGGGATCCTCCTGCTCATCGGCATCGTCGCCGGCGTCGTGCTCGGCAAGGCTCCGGCGCGCCGATCCGACGGAGAGCGAGGGGAGCCGTGA
- the nuoK gene encoding NADH-quinone oxidoreductase subunit NuoK, which translates to MTVPVAAYVLVSAVLFALGTVGVLIRRTALVLFMSIELMLNAVNLALVAFARLHAHMGGQLIVFFVLVVAAVEVVVGLAIIVDIFRSRDTVDVDEIDLLRG; encoded by the coding sequence GTGACGGTCCCGGTCGCCGCCTACGTGCTGGTGAGCGCTGTGCTGTTCGCGCTAGGGACGGTCGGGGTGCTCATCCGGCGCACCGCCCTGGTGCTGTTCATGTCGATCGAGCTGATGCTCAACGCCGTCAACCTGGCGCTGGTGGCGTTCGCCCGTCTGCACGCGCACATGGGCGGGCAGCTCATCGTGTTCTTCGTGCTGGTGGTCGCGGCGGTCGAGGTCGTCGTCGGATTGGCGATCATCGTCGACATCTTCCGCAGCCGCGACACCGTGGACGTGGACGAGATCGATCTGCTGAGAGGGTAG
- a CDS encoding NADH-quinone oxidoreductase subunit N has translation MIELRPLLPELIVAGTAIVVLFADLPLRGARSRVALVWLCLVGLGAAGVAIGAVRQEAVVVFGGMYLRDGLADLAQTVILVAAALAVLLARDYLVRTGLERGEYYALALFAALGAMLMAATRDLLMLFVAVEILSVPLYILAAFARPQRRSQEAGLKYFLLGSFAAALFLYGLAMIYGAAGTTDLIALADVAPGWMLSLGLGLVLVGLAFKVAAVPFHVWAPDVYEGSPMPAAAYMSVVAKVGAVAAMLRVLPLSLPALADLWQPLTAAIAAATMAVANLAALRQTSVKRMLAYSSVAHAGYVLIGVASGTPDGGWAAVYYLLVYTFMQLGAFGVLLLLERAGAEADEIADLHGLGDRAPALAAAFALFMASLTGLPPTAGFLAKFYLFAAAIDAGYMWLAIVGVVTSVVSVGYYLRAAYAAYTGEARATVRTLRGSWTAAGVALAAGAVVLLGVLPGPMTAWAVQLTTVFGGR, from the coding sequence ATGATCGAGTTGCGGCCGCTGCTCCCGGAGTTGATCGTCGCCGGCACGGCGATCGTCGTGCTGTTCGCCGACCTGCCGCTGCGCGGCGCGCGCAGCCGGGTGGCGTTGGTGTGGCTCTGCCTGGTCGGGCTGGGCGCGGCCGGGGTGGCGATCGGCGCGGTGCGGCAGGAAGCCGTCGTGGTGTTCGGTGGCATGTACCTCCGCGACGGCCTGGCCGACCTCGCACAGACCGTGATCCTGGTCGCCGCGGCCCTGGCGGTCCTGCTGGCTCGCGACTACCTGGTCCGGACAGGACTGGAACGCGGGGAGTACTACGCGCTGGCGCTGTTTGCGGCGCTGGGCGCGATGCTGATGGCGGCGACGCGGGATCTGTTGATGCTGTTCGTCGCCGTGGAGATCCTGTCCGTCCCGCTGTACATCCTGGCGGCCTTCGCGCGCCCCCAGCGTCGGTCGCAGGAGGCGGGACTGAAGTATTTCCTGCTCGGATCGTTCGCCGCGGCGCTGTTCCTCTACGGGCTGGCCATGATCTACGGCGCGGCGGGTACGACGGATCTGATCGCCCTGGCGGATGTCGCCCCGGGGTGGATGCTGTCGCTGGGGCTGGGGCTCGTGCTGGTCGGGCTCGCCTTCAAGGTGGCGGCGGTGCCGTTTCACGTCTGGGCGCCGGACGTCTACGAGGGATCCCCCATGCCGGCAGCCGCCTACATGTCCGTCGTCGCCAAGGTGGGGGCGGTGGCCGCGATGCTGCGAGTGCTCCCGCTTTCGCTGCCGGCGCTGGCCGACCTGTGGCAGCCGCTGACAGCGGCGATCGCGGCGGCGACGATGGCCGTCGCTAACCTGGCCGCGCTGCGCCAGACCAGCGTCAAGCGCATGCTGGCCTACTCCAGTGTCGCGCACGCCGGCTACGTGCTGATCGGCGTCGCCTCCGGCACGCCCGACGGCGGGTGGGCCGCTGTCTACTACCTTCTCGTCTACACCTTCATGCAGCTGGGCGCGTTTGGCGTGCTGCTGCTGCTCGAGCGGGCCGGCGCCGAAGCCGACGAGATCGCAGACCTGCACGGCCTGGGCGACCGCGCCCCGGCACTGGCCGCCGCCTTCGCACTGTTCATGGCGTCGCTCACCGGGCTGCCGCCCACGGCCGGGTTCCTTGCGAAGTTCTACCTGTTCGCGGCCGCGATCGACGCGGGATACATGTGGCTGGCGATCGTCGGCGTGGTGACGAGCGTCGTCTCCGTCGGCTACTACCTGCGCGCAGCCTACGCCGCCTACACCGGCGAGGCGCGTGCGACGGTCCGCACCCTCCGCGGCAGTTGGACGGCGGCGGGTGTGGCGTTGGCGGCGGGGGCAGTCGTGCTGCTCGGCGTGCTGCCGGGGCCGATGACCGCCTGGGCGGTGCAGCTCACGACCGTCTTCGGCGGCCGGTGA
- a CDS encoding NADH-quinone oxidoreductase subunit M yields MNVPVLSLLVFLPVAGACVVALMPRREGVLRGTALVFVFATLLVAGAVFSRFPTGAAGFAFVERAPWIPALGIGYHLGIDGISLLLVLLTALLFFAALVGTWDAVRHRLKEYLALLLLLEGAILGTFLALDLVLFYVFWEAVLIPMYFLIGIWGAERRSYAAIKFFLFTMAGSVFMLLAIIGLYRETGTFDLVRLYELGVPSARQPLLFAAFALAFAIKVPVFPLHTWLPDAHTEAPTAGSVILAGVLLKMGTYGLVRFCLPLFPEAAEAAAPWMVALGLVGIVYGAAVAFAQADVKRLVAYSSVSHLGFVVLGTFVFTLQGLQGALLQMVNHGLSTGALFLIVGILYERAHTRSMEGYGGVAKVMPTFAALSLIVVFSSAALPGTAGFVGEFLILLGALRADWRFAAVAAVGVVLSAVYLLWMVQKIYFGPVRVEAARFVTLRWGETLALVVLVAAILWIGLYPAPLLNVSEPAAAGVLERVEATTRSMSSDGSP; encoded by the coding sequence ATGAACGTGCCGGTGCTCAGCCTTCTCGTCTTCCTGCCCGTCGCCGGGGCGTGCGTCGTGGCGCTGATGCCGCGCCGGGAAGGGGTGCTGCGCGGGACGGCGTTGGTGTTCGTGTTCGCGACGCTGCTGGTCGCTGGCGCGGTGTTCTCGCGGTTTCCGACCGGCGCAGCCGGTTTCGCCTTCGTCGAGCGCGCCCCATGGATCCCGGCCCTGGGGATCGGGTACCACCTGGGCATCGACGGCATCTCGTTGTTGTTGGTCCTGCTGACGGCACTGCTGTTTTTCGCCGCGCTGGTGGGGACGTGGGACGCCGTGCGCCACAGGCTCAAGGAGTATTTGGCCCTGCTTCTGTTGCTGGAGGGCGCGATCCTCGGGACGTTTCTGGCGCTGGACCTCGTCTTGTTTTACGTCTTCTGGGAAGCGGTCCTCATCCCGATGTACTTTCTGATCGGGATCTGGGGCGCCGAGCGCCGCTCGTACGCGGCGATCAAGTTCTTCCTGTTCACGATGGCCGGCAGCGTCTTCATGCTGCTGGCGATCATCGGTCTGTATCGGGAAACGGGTACCTTCGACCTGGTGCGGCTGTACGAGCTGGGCGTGCCGAGTGCGCGCCAGCCGCTGCTGTTCGCCGCGTTCGCGCTCGCCTTCGCGATCAAGGTGCCGGTGTTCCCACTGCACACCTGGCTGCCAGACGCGCACACCGAAGCGCCGACGGCGGGGTCGGTGATCCTCGCCGGCGTGCTGCTGAAGATGGGTACCTATGGTCTGGTGCGGTTCTGCCTGCCGCTGTTCCCCGAGGCTGCGGAGGCGGCGGCGCCGTGGATGGTGGCGCTGGGACTCGTGGGCATCGTCTACGGGGCCGCCGTCGCCTTCGCGCAGGCGGACGTCAAGCGGCTGGTTGCCTACTCGTCGGTGAGCCACCTGGGGTTCGTGGTCCTGGGCACGTTTGTGTTCACGCTGCAGGGCCTGCAGGGCGCTTTGCTCCAGATGGTCAACCACGGCCTGTCCACCGGCGCGCTGTTTTTGATCGTCGGCATCCTCTACGAACGCGCTCACACCCGGAGCATGGAGGGCTATGGCGGGGTGGCCAAGGTCATGCCGACGTTTGCCGCGCTGTCGTTGATCGTGGTCTTCTCGTCGGCGGCCCTGCCGGGCACCGCCGGGTTCGTCGGCGAGTTTTTGATCCTGCTGGGGGCGCTGCGGGCTGACTGGCGGTTCGCGGCGGTGGCGGCAGTGGGTGTGGTGTTGTCGGCCGTCTACCTGCTGTGGATGGTGCAGAAGATCTACTTCGGTCCGGTGCGCGTGGAGGCCGCTCGGTTCGTGACCCTGCGATGGGGGGAAACCCTCGCCCTGGTGGTCCTCGTCGCCGCGATCCTTTGGATCGGGCTGTACCCGGCACCGTTGCTCAACGTCAGCGAGCCGGCGGCGGCGGGCGTGTTGGAACGGGTCGAGGCGACGACGCGTTCCATGTCGTCGGACGGGTCCCCATGA